In Leishmania donovani BPK282A1 complete genome, chromosome 28, the genomic stretch gcgtgtgtgtgtgtgatagGGAAAACAAGAATATCTATAtccacacaaacacacacacacacacacacctctctaTATATGGATATGTACAGATGTATACCTGTATGCATCGATAAAGcaaccgaaaaaaaagtTAAACAGCGGGCAGCAGCCCTCCCAAGTGCTTGCAActctgtgtctctgtgtgggAGGCAGTCACGATGtgcagaggagaagagcacgCCGTGACGCCAGGTCCCGGCGATGCACCcttgtggaggaggtggaggtggctCCACGGCGTTTGTGATCGCActtcgggggggggggactgCCCGCTCACAAACGTCAATCAACTAAGCAAGTGATATACACACGAGAAACAgcaaaaaacaaaaacaagaaCCGAAGAGGACGTGCACGGCTTTGTGCACAAATCCGACAAGCGCGAcggaaggagaagcggctgACTACGCAGTACACTGCAGATGAGTGGAGCGAGCGGGGCCGTCGTCTTCCGTCGACTTTTCCGCTTTTCTTGTTGCTGTAGTCGCCGCAGCTCTGAGTGTGAGGCTCGCACTTGTCTGCGCACACATTTCTCTCTATCCTACACTCTTTTCGTATGCGTATGCACGAGTGCGGCGTGCCTCTCGTTTTCTCTTCGCGTCTGCGCCTGCCATCGTCGTTCCCGTTCCGCTTCCGCGTTTACCATGAGCAGGTGGGCACTCACTTTAGAACACTCACACAACATCCGAAACACATATACACATTCAAATGGATCCTGTGCAAGAGCTTATTGCGGGAGTTGGCCTCTCAGACCTGGAGGGCGGCCACAGACCGGCGCAGGCGTCCTCGTCAGCATCTTCGACGGCGCTCGACCCGTCCAGCGCACCCGCGCCTGCATCTCCTcccgctgcggcaccaccgcggcgcacaAAGATGGTGTTCTTGTacagcgacgaggatgccGTGGACGgtgatgacgacggcgagggcCGCAGAGCGACACAGCCTGCGAACGGTGTAGCGGAGGTGCTGTGTGATGAccacgccatcgccgtctcGGCGGACGCGCTCGCAGAATTGCAagcagaggcggccgagATGACAGCCGTGGGGATGTCGGACGCTCAGACATCTCTGTTGGACGCCAACGGAGACGCTAACGGCTTCTCCTTTGAAGAGGACGTGCTGAGCGGACTAGTCGGCGGTGCCTCTGTCTCTTTCATCACCGATGGAGGGATGCGGGTGAGGGAGGTGACGGCACCGAGGTTGTGGGAgggcgccgtggcgccggctgcgtcctcttctcttcacggccgcggcgcagatgccgcctcctcggccgcaTACGAGTTGCCTCTCCTTCTGCGCCGGGGGCTGCCGGCTGCTGACTTTGTGCTCCAGTCGCGACGCAAACGCTTTCGTGAAGTGCCGGCGTCTGCCGGTGCCACGGTTCAGTCGTCACCCAaggacgctgctgcggctgcggctgcgactgcCGGTGAgtctgcggcggcgaattcagcagccgcggccgagTCATCCCCACAAGGTCCGTCTTCTTCCTCAGAGCTGCGTGTTGATGACCCCCAAGGAGAGAAGCGTGACGACGGCAGTGACAGCGTCGAGGTggaagtggaggaggagctcgacGTGTACCCGGTGTACGAGGAAAACGGCAGGACAGTACGTGCACTGCGAACGCGTTGCGGGTACGAGCTTACCTTGGACGAGCACGACTTGCTCGAGGACTGGGCAGAGGGGGATGAGGAGGAtacggaggaggggcgcgcAGATAAGGGCGAggacgcagcaccgcctgctgccgctgctgtaaCCGAGGGGAACGAGCAGGCCAATGATGGCGATCGTGACGCGTACAATCATGATGCTCCATCGACGACGAGGGCTGTTCAGACGGCCAactcggcagccgcagctgccgcagacgaagacgacgaagaTGCAGACGCGGACTTGCCGGTGCGGGCAGAGGCGGGGGACTGGGGTGACTTCCATGActtcgacgacgaggaggacgaagaggaggctgAGCTCGACGAGGCAATCATTGTCGCTGTGGTAGAGCAgctggtgcgctgctgcgaggctGACGACTTGGACCCGCAGATAAGCGTCGAGGCAGCCCGCTTCATTGGCGCTGCcaagccgctgctggagcagctgacCAACGAGGTGATCAGCCCAGCCGAGTTCGTGCAACGCATGGAGGGCGACctgcgccgcttccagcGCATCTACAAGAGCATCTACCGCCCCCGTGACTCACCGATTGTGATCGACGGCGTCGTGACCGATTTGTGACACCTTTGCTTCCCTTCCTAATCATTCCTCAATGGTTTACCGCGGCTTTCTTTTTCAGTTGGGTGCTGGGCGTTGTATGGGGTGCTGGCTAGCTTGTACCTGTGTGTACGTCGGTGTGTCTCccatcacacacgcactcgctgTGACCGGCGATAAGCGTAAAGCGTTTAACAaatgttttctttttttttcgtcggCCGaactacacacacacacacacacacacaagagtcacgcgcgcgcacttcTTCGTGCGTGCTCACGTACGTGCGGCATCGTCTTGTGAGTGGCCGGGGCCCGAATGCCGTTCATCTCCTCCCTTCCGCTCCTTTGTGGTTGGTTGGTTGGCTCTGTTCAACACGGCCGGCTGCTCCCTCCCCTTGGATCGATGCACCGGTGTAGGGAGGCCGTTGAGGAAGTGATGAGACGAACACGGCCATGATAATGCGCGCACAAGAGGACCTACGTGTATTTAGGAGTGGctttcgtctctctctctttgtgctAATCcgtgccagcagcagcagccgcagggaCGGGTGTACTTCCTCATTCGCGGACGCTGCCTATGCATGCGTACGGGCTCCGCCCCATCACACTCTCGAAGCACACAAGCTACATTACCTCacttttctctttcctctcttctccatccctccctcGGATGCGCATACATGCCAACACGCTTGCCGACCGTGGCACAGTGAAATACCCCACAGAACGGAAGAAAAACCAAAGGAGTAGCAAGGAGAACGTAGGACAtccctccaccgccttcttccctccccgCTTGACCATCAAGTCTCAACCCCACACCACCCCACGTGCCCTCTACCCCACTCCCAGTCACACGTGTGACCCCTCTTCCACCAGCGTGTAGACATAGAGGGAATAGAACGATGAACccgtctgccgctgcataCATACCACAGAAAAGCGACGCGAAAGGGGAGCCAAAGTCGTcctcggcggctgcggtcgtcaagccgccgtcgacgcagcTGGTGACCAAGCtgagcgcagccgcagagccGTTCGTGCCAGGCGGCCCGAAGCAGGCGTCTGCGACATCGACGCACGTTGACCCCAAGTCGACCACCGAGGACGGAAAGAcgactgcgccgccgctgatggagCGCCCGGCCAGTTCGCTGCCCGactctgccgctgctgcgggcgcTGCCAAGAAGGAGACAGATGAGAACGATGACTCGCAGCTGGACTGGCTGCCGGAGGCACAGCCGACGGATTGGTCGGAGAGCAAACTGCCGAAGCTGTTCGGCTGCCACAACACAGCTGCCAAGGCGACCTCGAGCGCCATCCCGCTGCACGCCTCGTGGGACCTCTACGCCGACGACCACCAAGGTAGCAGCAACATGGCGTCTAATAGCTCCCCCACCAGCACCATGTCCTTCGAGCCCATTTTTGTCTCCAACGTCGGCGACGTGGAGAGCTTCTGGCGACTATGGCGGTATTTGCCGGCGCCTTCGGCGCTTCCGACCGTTTACACGTACTCGTGGTTCCGCAGGGATATCAAGCCCGAGTGGGAGCACCCGCGCAACAAGAAGGGTGGCACCATCAGCATCGTTGTCTTCGACCGCGACCGCTCCGGCTTGAGCGACAAGCAAGTTCTCGATGACGTCTTCATGGCTATGCTCgtcggcgctgtcggcgaGAGCTTTCATGAGTGCAGCACGACACTGAATGGTATTATGCTAAAGGTGCGATCCAACAAACCCGTaacgctgcagctctggaCGGCGCACTCGGAGGTGGGCAAACTGAAGGCCTTTGCAAATAGCGTGCGTGACACGCTCAGCAAGATTATGGGCGCCAAGACGCTGCAGAAGCTGGAGTACTACTCCCACCATCAAAAGCAGGCCGCCACGAATAGTCTTGCCGCCCGCATGAAGGGCAAGACGAAGATCTCGCCCGATCACACGTTCTAGTCTAAGGAGGCGCGAACGACATAAGGAGACGAAGAAAGACGGAGCACGAgaagggtggtggtggtggtggtggatgaTAGTGAGGCGAGCGggagagtgtgtgtgggcgtgcgtggggTGGCCTAGCAGGAGTATATGTATCTGAGtgcatgtttttttttttgtgtgtgttttcgcACCGGGGAAGACTGCCAGAGTCGCTCTTCTGGCGGGAAGGAGGCGATAAAAGGCTCACCATGGCCACTCTCCCCATCTCATCTCgctgtctgcctgtctgtgccttcctccctccatcGCACACATGGCGCTTGCCGCGTTTGCTttgctctcctcccctcccttctaTATCCgtgtgcctgcctgcctgtcCGTGTCTGTccgtctgtctctccctccccatttcttctcctccttttttgAGCAGCCCTGTAGTTGCATGGCGGGGCTGCGCGCGTTTTGCACGCGTGCCGCGATTGAGCTTGTCGTCGTAGCGGGTCCTCTCCCTCTTAGGGAAGCGGTTCGGAGCGGTGTCGTAGAGGCGTGCGTATCTTGTTCTCCTTGCTTGCTTCTGCGCTGCTGGATGCACAGATATCGagacgcgtgcatgcgcgcctAGGCGAAGAGTTGATTCAAAAACCTTgggtgaaaaaaaaacaaaagtGCCTCTAAAAAAAACCGGGCAAAGGCACGCTAcatctccccctcctccccccagaaacacacacacacacacccagGCACACACAGCTCAGGAGCTGAAGGAAGTAGGCATGCACCGCATCGTCGTTGTccgctcttccctcccttcaaCTCAGTGGGGGATGGCTGTGTGGTGCGTcgtggcgtgtgcgtgcctgttgCTTGTGACAGAAAGAAAGAACAAAGAGAGCGGGTGCTGCGTTCTGTTTCGTGACACGAGAGGAacatggggggggggacatcGGCATGACGCccggagagggagagatggcaCATGAGAAGAGTCTGAAAGGAAAGCAAGCAAGGTGGGGTATCtacatgtgtgtatgtatgtgtttATATGTGTGGAAGAAAT encodes the following:
- a CDS encoding eukaryotic translation initiation factor, putative; translation: MNPSAAAYIPQKSDAKGEPKSSSAAAVVKPPSTQLVTKLSAAAEPFVPGGPKQASATSTHVDPKSTTEDGKTTAPPLMERPASSLPDSAAAAGAAKKETDENDDSQLDWLPEAQPTDWSESKLPKLFGCHNTAAKATSSAIPLHASWDLYADDHQGSSNMASNSSPTSTMSFEPIFVSNVGDVESFWRLWRYLPAPSALPTVYTYSWFRRDIKPEWEHPRNKKGGTISIVVFDRDRSGLSDKQVLDDVFMAMLVGAVGESFHECSTTLNGIMLKVRSNKPVTLQLWTAHSEVGKLKAFANSVRDTLSKIMGAKTLQKLEYYSHHQKQAATNSLAARMKGKTKISPDHTF